Genomic window (Verrucomicrobiota bacterium):
GAAGGTATTCCTAATTTCAGGGTAGTGAGGGAACCATACTCCTTTTCGAGATCGAAACCATCTGCAGCATTGGAACTGCCACCCTGGTTTATGATGGCCATGCCTCGTTTTGACTCGGCAATTCCGTTTGCCGGCAAATACACCTTTGCCAGATGCCTTACCTCTTCACCTCCCCAGTTTTGTGAAAAGAACTCGAGTTGGATGAGACGAACTTTTCCCGCGTTCATCTTCGAGGCCGGCACCAACTCATCCGCCAGAATTTTCAGATCCAATGTAGATGGATCCTTCATCTCCATCAAATTGAATGCGTTGGTTGGTGGGAGCTCACTTGTGTCAGCGTGCAATTGACCGGAGGATGAGGTTGTCAGAAGTGTACCCAATAGAAAGATACGAAATACTCTTGCGCTTTCTATCTTCCACGTGGAGATGTTGGCTGCCGATGGTTTTGATTCAGGGACTTTATCATTCATTAGTCTTTTCATGAGTAAGGTAATGTGCGGTTTCGACATATCCGGCGGGGCGGGTGTTTCGGCCCAGATAGGGGCCGTCGCCCAAATCAATACGGGTTTTTTGGATCAGCTCTTTGAGACGTTTGACCACTTCGGGGTTTTCGGCGGCAACGTTCGTCGTTTCGCCGGCGTCATTTTCCAGATCGTACAGTTCGGTGACTCTGGTTTGGGCCATGCCTGTGCTATTGCGTTCAATATAGGATACATGGAGCTTCCACTTGCCGCTGCGCACCGCGCATAGGTGATTCATCCAATAGTAATAAAAAGCTTCGTGGGGTGTTTTGGCATCTGGTTGGCCCGATATGAGTGGCCATATGTCGCGACCATCGATGATTCGATTTCCAGGCAGCGTGCCGCCGGTAAGTTTTGCAAAGGTGGGTAAGAGGTCCATGGTGGTGGTCAGCTCGTGGCAATCGGTCCCCGTAGGGATGACCCCGGGCCATTGCATCAGGGTGCAGACACGCATGCCGCCTTCCCACACCTCGCCTTTCTGCCCTCGTAACGGGGCGTTGCTGGATTTGGAACGGAAGGTTCCACCGTTGTCCGAGGTGAAGATGACGAGGGTGTTATCTTCGATTTTCAATTCTTCCAGGGTGTCGAGGATGCGCCCCGTCGACCCATCTATTTCCTGAACCGCGTCACCGATTGGGCCATTACCGGATTGGTCTTTAAAATCGTCCGATACATGGATGGGAATGTGTGGCATGGTGTGAGGGAGATAGAGGAAAAAGGGACCTTCTCTGTTTGCCTTGATGAATTTAACGGCCTCGTCAGTGTAACGCTTGGTGAGAAGGGCTTGGTCCGGCTCTTCCTCAATGACTGATTCGTTACGCATCAGGGGTAGTGGCGGGTAACCACGAGTGGTGTTGAAATGCCCCATATCGTTCGAAAAGGGGATTCCGAAATAGGTATCGAAGCCCTGGCGGGTAGGTAGAAAACGGGGTTGATCTCCCAAGTGCCATTTCCCCACACAGGCGGTGGCGTAATCTTGTTCTTTAAGCAGTTCGGCCATGGTGAACTCGTCTGGGTGCAGCCCCTTGTGATTACCGGGGAACAGGACCCACTGGCCGCGTTCATTGTGGGCCATTCCCACACGCCGTGGATAACAACCGGTCATGAGGCTTGCTCGTGACGGAGTACATACCGGGGATGTACTATAGAAGTTTGTAAACCGTCGGCCGTCTTGGGCCATGCGTTCAAGATTCGGGGTGGGGTACTTCGAGCCGAAAGGACCGATGTCCGCATAGCCAAGATCGTCTACAAAGATGAGAATTATGTTCGGATTTTGAGTTGCCGCACTGGTCAACTTCGGTGACAGACACAGGACGCACAGCAAGCTCAATAAACTCACATGTAACGAATGGCTCCGCATTAAATTAATTCCAAAACGATTCATGATTGACCGTGAATGATGGTGATCCAGACGGGAGAATCCGGTTCGGGTTGTGTCGG
Coding sequences:
- a CDS encoding sulfatase gives rise to the protein MNRFGINLMRSHSLHVSLLSLLCVLCLSPKLTSAATQNPNIILIFVDDLGYADIGPFGSKYPTPNLERMAQDGRRFTNFYSTSPVCTPSRASLMTGCYPRRVGMAHNERGQWVLFPGNHKGLHPDEFTMAELLKEQDYATACVGKWHLGDQPRFLPTRQGFDTYFGIPFSNDMGHFNTTRGYPPLPLMRNESVIEEEPDQALLTKRYTDEAVKFIKANREGPFFLYLPHTMPHIPIHVSDDFKDQSGNGPIGDAVQEIDGSTGRILDTLEELKIEDNTLVIFTSDNGGTFRSKSSNAPLRGQKGEVWEGGMRVCTLMQWPGVIPTGTDCHELTTTMDLLPTFAKLTGGTLPGNRIIDGRDIWPLISGQPDAKTPHEAFYYYWMNHLCAVRSGKWKLHVSYIERNSTGMAQTRVTELYDLENDAGETTNVAAENPEVVKRLKELIQKTRIDLGDGPYLGRNTRPAGYVETAHYLTHEKTNE